Proteins from one Prevotella sp. E2-28 genomic window:
- a CDS encoding ABC transporter ATP-binding protein: MLELNEVLVEGAANTVSMMAREKQMTCLTGGTAQVRTHLLLAMLGLSTVRSGFVSIDGEPLNKSTVKVFRKQMAYVPSELVPDGEVTVYEPPTVQDVFEWKDNRDAAISNGLLDEEMKRTMAPYAKAQLLAVAVLRQRPILLVDQPHPLSADYLHHLAQEGRIVIVSSQDEDILRVSDEVIEI, encoded by the coding sequence ATGTTGGAACTGAATGAAGTACTGGTTGAAGGAGCCGCAAACACGGTGTCGATGATGGCCCGTGAGAAGCAGATGACGTGCCTTACAGGAGGTACGGCACAGGTACGTACGCATTTGCTCCTTGCAATGTTAGGACTGTCAACTGTGAGAAGTGGCTTCGTAAGTATTGACGGTGAGCCGCTTAACAAGTCAACGGTGAAGGTGTTTCGGAAACAGATGGCCTATGTGCCAAGTGAACTGGTGCCTGATGGTGAGGTGACGGTATATGAGCCGCCTACGGTTCAGGATGTCTTTGAATGGAAGGATAATCGCGATGCAGCCATTTCCAATGGGTTGCTAGACGAGGAAATGAAACGTACGATGGCACCGTATGCGAAAGCGCAGTTGCTGGCAGTCGCTGTGTTAAGACAGCGTCCTATCTTGCTGGTTGACCAGCCGCATCCCCTCTCGGCTGACTATCTGCATCATTTAGCGCAAGAAGGGCGTATAGTGATAGTAAGTAGTCAGGATGAAGATATTCTGCGTGTGAGTGATGAAGTCATAGAAATATAA
- a CDS encoding carbon-nitrogen hydrolase: MKIGFLQQHNTPDVVNNIERLCDGIRDLAKRGAELVVLQELHNSLYFCQVEDVNLFDLAEPIPGPSTDIYGRVAKECGIVLVTSLFERRAPGLYHNTAVVFEKDGTIAGKYRKMHIPDDPGYYEKFYFTPGDLGFEPIQTSLGKLGVLVCWDQWYPEAARLMALAGAEILIYPTAIGFDPNDTKEEQERQRMAWQTVMRGHAVANGLPVVAVNRVGDEDGVPFWGTSFVCGPQGEIYYEASTDEEESIIIDIDMKRSEQVRRWWPFLRDRRIENYGDLTRRFRD; encoded by the coding sequence ATGAAAATAGGATTTCTTCAACAACACAACACCCCTGATGTTGTAAACAATATTGAACGCCTCTGCGACGGTATTCGCGACCTTGCTAAGCGCGGTGCAGAACTCGTAGTCCTGCAGGAGCTTCACAACTCCCTCTATTTCTGTCAAGTAGAGGATGTCAATCTCTTCGACCTCGCAGAACCCATCCCTGGCCCCTCTACTGATATCTACGGCCGTGTAGCCAAGGAATGCGGCATCGTGCTTGTCACCTCCCTCTTCGAGCGTCGAGCCCCCGGCCTCTATCACAACACCGCTGTGGTTTTCGAAAAAGACGGCACCATTGCTGGCAAGTACCGCAAGATGCACATCCCCGATGACCCAGGCTATTATGAGAAATTCTATTTCACCCCTGGCGACCTCGGTTTTGAGCCTATCCAGACCTCACTCGGCAAACTCGGAGTACTCGTCTGCTGGGACCAGTGGTATCCTGAAGCAGCACGCCTGATGGCCCTTGCTGGCGCCGAGATACTCATCTACCCCACCGCCATTGGCTTCGACCCCAACGACACAAAAGAAGAACAAGAGCGTCAGCGCATGGCTTGGCAAACCGTGATGCGTGGTCATGCCGTAGCCAACGGTCTCCCCGTTGTTGCAGTAAACCGTGTAGGCGATGAAGACGGTGTGCCTTTCTGGGGCACCAGTTTCGTGTGTGGCCCACAGGGTGAAATCTATTACGAAGCCTCAACCGATGAAGAAGAGAGTATCATCATTGACATCGACATGAAGCGCTCTGAACAGGTTCGCCGCTGGTGGCCTTTCCTCCGCGACCGTCGCATCGAGAATTACGGCGACCTCACCCGCCGCTTCAGAGATTAA
- a CDS encoding agmatine deiminase family protein, translated as MIAEWEPQSMVQLTWPHKDTDWAPILPEITAVYEEMAREISKREALLIVAPESLTSDIKHLTSNILHLTSNDTWARDHGFISVESEKSVVLLDFKFNGWGEKFEANLDNQINRHLFDEGLVKGTYENHLDFVLEGGSIESDGKGTVFTTTCCLMAPHRNQPLTQAEIEARLKEYLGAERIVWLNHGSLIGDDTDGHIDTLVRICPDDTIVYTGGDADHPDLALMEEELKALRTLEGKPYRLLKLPLPRPIYDDGDRLPATYANYLIINGAVLVPTYAQPDLDAEAMRVIGEAFPGREIVGIDCRAVVKQHGSLHCCTMQYYLSPKR; from the coding sequence ATGATAGCTGAATGGGAGCCACAAAGCATGGTTCAACTCACGTGGCCCCATAAAGATACCGACTGGGCTCCTATCCTACCTGAAATCACTGCGGTTTACGAGGAGATGGCACGCGAAATCAGCAAGCGTGAAGCCCTGCTCATCGTGGCTCCTGAGAGCCTCACATCAGACATCAAACATCTTACATCAAACATCTTACATCTAACATCTAATGACACTTGGGCACGTGATCATGGTTTCATATCCGTTGAATCCGAAAAATCCGTGGTTCTCTTAGATTTCAAATTCAACGGCTGGGGTGAAAAGTTCGAGGCCAATCTGGATAATCAGATTAACCGTCATCTATTTGATGAAGGCTTGGTGAAAGGCACTTACGAAAACCATCTGGATTTTGTGCTCGAAGGAGGTTCTATAGAGAGCGACGGCAAGGGAACGGTGTTCACCACCACCTGTTGCCTCATGGCGCCTCATCGTAATCAGCCCCTCACGCAAGCCGAGATTGAGGCTCGTCTCAAGGAGTATCTGGGTGCTGAGCGCATCGTATGGCTTAATCATGGCTCCCTCATTGGCGATGATACCGACGGCCACATCGATACCCTCGTGCGTATCTGTCCTGACGACACTATCGTCTATACAGGTGGCGATGCTGACCATCCCGACCTTGCGCTCATGGAGGAAGAGTTGAAAGCCTTGCGAACCCTCGAAGGTAAACCCTATCGTCTCTTGAAGCTCCCCCTGCCACGTCCCATCTACGATGATGGTGACCGTCTGCCCGCTACTTACGCCAACTACCTCATCATCAATGGTGCCGTCCTCGTGCCTACCTATGCACAGCCCGACCTTGATGCCGAGGCCATGCGCGTCATTGGCGAGGCCTTCCCTGGCCGTGAAATCGTGGGCATCGACTGTCGTGCCGTCGTCAAGCAGCACGGCTCCCTCCATTGCTGCACCATGCAGTATTACTTAAGCCCCAAAAGATAA